A single Epinephelus lanceolatus isolate andai-2023 chromosome 22, ASM4190304v1, whole genome shotgun sequence DNA region contains:
- the LOC117246347 gene encoding protein S100-P-like, whose protein sequence is MSQLETAMALLMQTFDKYAAAEGDKNTLTKNEVKTLLEKELPDLIKAAKDKGQVEKLLKSMDFSGDQEVDFSEFIVMVAALTCACHGRSCKK, encoded by the exons ATGAGCCAGCTAGAGACAGCCATGGCCCTCCTGATGCAGACCTTTGATAAATATGCTGCTGCTGAGGGCGATAAGAACACCTTAACGAAAAATGAGGTGAAGACTTTGTTGGAGAAGGAGCTGCCTGACCTGATCAAG GCTGCAAAGGACAAAGGCCAGGTGGAAAAGCTGCTGAAGAGTATGGATTTTAGCGGAGACCAAGAGGTCGACTTCAGCGAATTCATAGTGATGGTAGCTGCCCTCACCTGTGCCTGCCATGGCCGCTCTTGTAAGAAGTGA